The Mycetohabitans endofungorum genome contains a region encoding:
- a CDS encoding 3-hydroxybutyrate dehydrogenase: MSTLNTNLSGKTAIVTGAASGIGREIARVYAQAGAAVGIADLNLEGAQAVAREIAEQGGRALGVAMDVTDEDAVNAGIDQVAEAFGSMDILVSNAGIQIVNPIESYAYSDWKKMQAIHVDGAFLTTKAALKYMYAGDRGGVVIYMGSVHSHEASPLKSAYVAAKHALLGLARVLAKEGAAHHVRSHVICPGFVRTPLVDKQIPEQAKELGISEEEVVKRVMLGATVDGEFTTADDVAQLALFLAAYPSAALTGQSFLVSHGWSMK, translated from the coding sequence ATGTCGACTTTGAATACGAATCTGAGCGGCAAGACAGCCATCGTCACCGGTGCGGCAAGCGGGATCGGCCGCGAGATTGCCCGCGTCTACGCGCAAGCCGGCGCCGCGGTCGGCATCGCCGATCTGAACCTCGAAGGTGCGCAGGCGGTCGCACGGGAGATCGCCGAGCAAGGCGGCCGGGCGCTCGGCGTTGCGATGGACGTGACGGACGAGGATGCGGTCAATGCCGGCATCGACCAGGTTGCCGAGGCGTTCGGCTCGATGGACATTCTGGTGTCCAATGCCGGCATCCAGATTGTCAATCCGATCGAAAGCTATGCGTACTCGGACTGGAAGAAGATGCAGGCGATTCACGTCGATGGTGCGTTTCTGACCACCAAGGCGGCGCTCAAATACATGTACGCTGGCGATCGCGGGGGCGTCGTGATCTATATGGGCTCAGTGCATTCACACGAGGCGTCGCCGCTGAAATCGGCGTATGTGGCCGCCAAGCACGCACTGCTTGGCTTGGCGCGTGTGCTCGCGAAGGAAGGGGCCGCGCATCACGTGCGCTCGCACGTGATCTGTCCAGGATTCGTGCGCACGCCGCTGGTGGACAAGCAGATTCCGGAGCAGGCCAAGGAACTGGGCATCAGCGAGGAAGAGGTGGTTAAGCGCGTGATGCTTGGTGCCACCGTGGACGGCGAGTTCACTACCGCTGACGACGTCGCGCAACTGGCGCTATTTCTGGCCGCGTATCCGAGTGCAGCACTCACTGGCCAGTCGTTTCTCGTCTCGCACGGTTGGTCGATGAAGTAG
- a CDS encoding 23S rRNA (adenine(2030)-N(6))-methyltransferase RlmJ: MLSYRHAFHAGNHADVLKHCVVVHLLRYLAQKDKAFWYIDTHAGAGAYALHEGYAQKRLEFETGIARLWKRTDLPAPLADYVDAVRALNPDNELRFYPGSPYLAWQTLREQDRMRLFEMHTTEIDVLRSNFRDAGRRAIIAGGDGFEAIKALLPPPPRRALTLIDPSYEDKRDYARTLGCVQECLKRFATGVYAIWYPQVTRPEAQRFPAQLKRLRQDRWLHVALSVGTVPKDGLGLYGSGMFVLNPPYTLTAALHETLPWLVDALGVDRQARFVLEVGSD; encoded by the coding sequence ATGCTCAGTTACCGTCACGCCTTTCACGCCGGCAATCATGCCGACGTACTCAAGCATTGCGTCGTCGTGCACCTTCTGCGCTATCTTGCTCAGAAGGACAAGGCGTTCTGGTATATCGACACGCACGCGGGCGCCGGTGCGTACGCGCTGCACGAAGGTTACGCGCAGAAGCGACTCGAATTCGAAACAGGTATTGCGCGGCTGTGGAAACGCACCGATCTACCGGCGCCGCTGGCCGATTACGTGGATGCCGTACGTGCATTGAATCCGGATAACGAACTGCGTTTCTACCCCGGCTCCCCCTATCTCGCTTGGCAGACGCTGCGCGAGCAGGACCGAATGCGGCTGTTCGAGATGCATACGACAGAGATCGACGTGCTGCGCAGCAATTTTCGCGATGCCGGGCGGCGCGCGATCATCGCCGGCGGCGACGGCTTCGAGGCAATCAAGGCATTGCTGCCGCCTCCGCCGCGGCGTGCCCTGACACTGATCGATCCTTCCTACGAGGACAAGCGCGACTATGCGCGCACACTGGGTTGCGTCCAAGAGTGCCTGAAGCGCTTTGCGACGGGCGTCTATGCGATCTGGTACCCGCAAGTCACACGGCCCGAAGCGCAGCGCTTTCCCGCTCAACTCAAGCGCTTGCGGCAAGACCGTTGGCTGCATGTAGCACTGAGCGTCGGCACGGTGCCCAAAGACGGTCTGGGGCTGTACGGCAGCGGCATGTTCGTGCTCAATCCGCCGTATACACTGACTGCGGCGCTGCACGAAACCTTGCCCTGGCTCGTCGACGCACTGGGCGTCGACCGGCAAGCCCGCTTTGTACTGGAGGTAGGCAGCGACTGA
- a CDS encoding DUF3563 family protein has protein sequence MLTYLMMALSNWFENAERRRREAYLAQSADIFELERRIRALEHNGYRSF, from the coding sequence ATGCTGACCTATCTGATGATGGCCTTATCGAACTGGTTCGAGAACGCCGAACGTCGCCGTCGCGAGGCTTATTTGGCGCAGTCGGCTGATATTTTCGAACTCGAGCGGCGCATTCGCGCGCTGGAACACAACGGTTACCGCTCATTCTAA
- a CDS encoding heavy-metal-associated domain-containing protein codes for MIEFNVSGMNCQHCVKAVTESLHARDVHARVDVHLERGHVTVDSTQPRAALKAAIEDAGYTVNE; via the coding sequence ATGATCGAATTCAATGTATCCGGCATGAACTGCCAGCATTGTGTCAAAGCAGTTACCGAGTCGCTCCACGCGCGCGATGTGCATGCCCGAGTCGATGTCCACCTCGAACGAGGCCACGTGACGGTCGACAGTACCCAACCCCGCGCCGCGCTGAAAGCGGCGATCGAGGATGCCGGCTATACCGTGAATGAATAA
- a CDS encoding MFS transporter encodes MSTLDKQTAATAGTSGGATLSAAATRTNAIVFPVLGAISVSHLLNDMIQSLILAIYPMLKANFQLSFGQIGLITLTYQVTASLLQPLVGLYTDKHPKPFSLPIGMGFTLCGLLLMSVASTFPILLLAASLVGCGSSVFHPESSRVARMASGGRHGLAQSLFQVGGNFGTSLGPLLAAWIVIPHGQPSIAWFSLAALVGIVILFNVGRWYRSHPSTKKPRSSTARVALARSRIATAIGVLMLLIFSKYFYLASINSYLTFYLIDKFHLSVQSAQVHLFIFLASVAAGTVIGGPIGDRIGRKYVIWASILGVAPFTLALPYANLFWSSVLLVIIGVVIASAFSAILVYAQELVPGKVGMIAGLFFGFAFGMGGVGAAVLGWLADITSVRFVYHVCAFLPLIGIVTILLPNLERPRAGQST; translated from the coding sequence ATGTCCACGCTCGACAAGCAGACCGCGGCCACCGCTGGGACTTCCGGCGGCGCCACACTCAGCGCCGCCGCCACGCGGACCAACGCAATCGTGTTCCCGGTGCTCGGTGCAATCAGCGTCTCGCACCTACTCAACGACATGATTCAGTCATTGATCTTGGCAATTTATCCGATGCTCAAAGCCAACTTCCAATTGAGCTTTGGCCAGATCGGGCTGATCACGCTGACCTACCAGGTCACTGCCTCGCTGCTGCAGCCGCTCGTGGGCCTGTACACCGACAAGCACCCGAAACCGTTCTCGCTGCCTATCGGCATGGGTTTCACATTGTGTGGATTGCTCCTGATGTCCGTGGCCAGCACTTTCCCGATACTGTTGCTGGCCGCATCGCTAGTCGGTTGCGGCTCGTCGGTGTTCCATCCCGAATCCTCGCGTGTCGCGCGCATGGCCTCTGGCGGCCGTCACGGACTCGCACAGTCGCTGTTTCAGGTTGGCGGCAACTTCGGCACATCGCTCGGACCGTTGCTGGCCGCTTGGATCGTGATCCCGCACGGGCAGCCGAGCATCGCCTGGTTCTCGCTCGCGGCGCTGGTCGGCATCGTGATCCTGTTCAATGTCGGACGCTGGTACCGTAGCCATCCGTCTACAAAGAAGCCCCGCTCCAGCACGGCCCGCGTGGCGTTGGCACGATCGCGCATCGCAACCGCCATCGGTGTGCTGATGCTGTTAATATTCTCGAAATACTTCTACTTGGCCAGCATCAATAGTTACCTTACCTTTTACCTGATCGACAAATTCCACCTGTCGGTGCAATCGGCACAGGTTCATTTGTTCATCTTCCTCGCGTCAGTCGCCGCCGGCACGGTGATCGGCGGGCCCATCGGTGACCGGATCGGTCGCAAGTATGTCATATGGGCATCGATTCTCGGCGTCGCCCCCTTCACATTGGCGCTGCCGTACGCCAACCTGTTCTGGTCCAGCGTGCTGCTGGTCATCATCGGCGTGGTGATCGCGTCGGCCTTCTCCGCGATCCTCGTGTATGCGCAGGAGCTGGTCCCCGGCAAGGTAGGCATGATCGCCGGCCTGTTCTTCGGCTTTGCGTTCGGCATGGGTGGCGTGGGTGCCGCCGTGCTCGGCTGGCTGGCCGATATCACCAGCGTGCGGTTCGTCTACCATGTGTGTGCATTCCTGCCGTTGATCGGCATCGTCACCATCCTGCTGCCGAACCTGGAACGCCCGCGCGCAGGTCAGTCGACATGA
- a CDS encoding phosphatase PAP2 family protein, with product MPDLAPTTWALITAFGGAGAMLPVAAAIALWLAVSHTWRSALAWSSFLAAGIALVLVTKVAFLGWGIGIRSLDFTGISGHSMLASAVLPAAAFLSTRGAPVMLRLAVLAAGLIAGAAIGVSRVALDAHSVSEVVAGCALGAAVSLGWIAWAATREPNPAARVSRWVVAASLLGLAVSLHSYHAPTHRWVTRIALYLSGHERPFVRVRWKAYRPPILSQALDVQPIDRRPRS from the coding sequence ATGCCAGACCTTGCGCCGACCACCTGGGCCCTCATTACCGCGTTCGGCGGAGCAGGCGCCATGCTGCCTGTTGCCGCGGCCATCGCGCTGTGGCTCGCCGTAAGCCATACCTGGCGCAGCGCGCTTGCGTGGTCCAGCTTTCTCGCTGCTGGTATCGCGCTCGTGCTGGTTACCAAGGTGGCCTTCCTCGGCTGGGGCATTGGCATACGCTCACTGGATTTCACTGGCATTAGCGGCCATTCGATGCTGGCGAGCGCGGTACTGCCGGCCGCAGCGTTCCTGAGCACGCGCGGCGCACCGGTCATGCTGCGACTGGCAGTGCTAGCCGCGGGACTCATCGCGGGTGCCGCGATCGGCGTATCGCGGGTCGCGCTAGATGCACATTCGGTGTCCGAAGTGGTTGCCGGCTGCGCACTTGGCGCAGCTGTGTCGCTGGGCTGGATCGCATGGGCAGCGACGCGCGAGCCCAACCCGGCCGCACGTGTATCGCGCTGGGTCGTAGCCGCGAGCCTGCTCGGGCTCGCCGTATCACTGCACAGCTATCATGCACCGACTCACCGGTGGGTCACACGGATTGCCCTGTACCTGTCCGGCCACGAGCGACCATTCGTGCGAGTACGCTGGAAAGCCTACCGGCCGCCGATACTGAGCCAGGCGCTCGACGTGCAGCCGATCGACAGGCGGCCGCGCTCATAG
- a CDS encoding CHAD domain-containing protein translates to MVPAACQSVRERHVQRIRVKRFRYALGLLHRCPRAAQWRQLSVASAIQSALGAGNDAVIALQLAARLLLGDMQRGFIRDYAAARQSINAAPDPQLSPLEWPKPAKAARGAKALL, encoded by the coding sequence ATGGTCCCGGCGGCGTGTCAGTCCGTCCGCGAGCGGCATGTACAGCGTATCCGAGTCAAGCGGTTCCGGTACGCGCTTGGATTGTTGCACCGATGTCCGCGCGCCGCGCAATGGCGCCAGCTGAGCGTGGCCTCCGCCATTCAGAGCGCGCTCGGCGCCGGCAATGACGCGGTGATCGCGTTGCAGCTGGCTGCACGGCTGCTGCTCGGTGACATGCAACGCGGGTTCATCCGCGACTATGCGGCGGCGAGACAGTCGATCAATGCTGCCCCGGACCCGCAATTGTCCCCATTGGAATGGCCGAAGCCGGCTAAGGCGGCTCGCGGTGCGAAAGCATTGCTATGA
- a CDS encoding HU family DNA-binding protein → MATKKPTTKTSAKPVAKKAAATKAPTKKALAKKAPAKKAAVANGVAAPIKETFTKASLSAHIAERAQVEPKAAKAVLAALEQTVLGAVHKKGVGEFTLPGLLKITVQAVPAKKRRFGKDPFTGEERWFDAKPATVRIKARALKKLKDAAA, encoded by the coding sequence ATGGCCACGAAAAAACCAACGACGAAAACCTCTGCAAAACCTGTAGCGAAAAAAGCCGCTGCGACCAAGGCCCCTACTAAGAAGGCCCTTGCAAAGAAAGCCCCGGCGAAAAAGGCGGCTGTCGCCAACGGCGTCGCTGCACCGATCAAGGAGACTTTCACGAAGGCCAGCCTCAGCGCCCATATCGCCGAACGCGCACAAGTCGAGCCCAAAGCCGCCAAGGCCGTGCTCGCCGCGCTGGAGCAGACGGTCCTCGGCGCCGTGCACAAGAAGGGGGTGGGCGAATTCACGCTGCCCGGTCTACTGAAAATCACGGTGCAAGCCGTGCCGGCCAAGAAGCGCCGTTTCGGCAAGGATCCGTTTACCGGCGAGGAACGCTGGTTCGATGCAAAGCCGGCCACGGTTCGCATCAAGGCACGCGCGCTGAAGAAGCTCAAGGACGCTGCAGCGTAA
- a CDS encoding SDR family NAD(P)-dependent oxidoreductase: MKIDLSGKTAAVSGSTAGIGLAIATGLAAAGALTIVNGRKQDCVDNALRTIRAAVPEAALRGFAADLSHAHGCDAFSAAFPDVDILVNNLGVFGSGDIFSTPDEDWHRYFEANVMSGVRLTRSYLKGMMERRWGRVVFISSKSALNIPPDMLAYGLSKTAQLSIARGIAKYAAGSGVTVNAVLPGPTLSAGFRAMVEQPALEQGKSVEQVADEFVMAHRGSSILRRAATPEEVANMVVYVCSLQASATTGAALRVDGGVVDTIA; the protein is encoded by the coding sequence ATGAAAATCGATCTGTCAGGAAAAACCGCCGCCGTCAGCGGCTCGACCGCTGGCATTGGACTCGCGATCGCAACAGGATTGGCCGCAGCCGGCGCGCTCACGATCGTCAACGGCCGCAAGCAGGATTGCGTGGACAACGCATTGCGCACGATCCGCGCGGCCGTGCCGGAAGCCGCGCTGCGCGGCTTCGCCGCGGATCTGTCGCATGCGCACGGTTGCGATGCGTTCAGCGCCGCGTTCCCCGACGTCGACATCCTAGTGAACAACCTCGGCGTGTTCGGGTCCGGTGACATCTTCTCAACGCCCGACGAGGATTGGCACCGCTATTTCGAAGCGAACGTCATGTCTGGCGTGCGGCTGACACGCAGCTACTTGAAAGGCATGATGGAGCGCCGCTGGGGACGCGTGGTGTTCATCTCATCGAAATCGGCGCTCAACATCCCACCAGACATGCTTGCGTACGGCTTATCCAAGACCGCGCAGTTGTCGATCGCGCGCGGCATCGCGAAATACGCAGCCGGCAGCGGCGTCACGGTCAATGCCGTACTACCGGGGCCCACGCTGTCGGCGGGCTTTCGTGCAATGGTCGAACAACCGGCGCTTGAACAAGGTAAAAGCGTCGAGCAAGTCGCTGACGAATTCGTCATGGCCCATCGCGGCAGCTCGATCCTGCGTCGTGCAGCCACGCCCGAGGAAGTCGCAAACATGGTCGTGTACGTGTGCTCGCTACAAGCCAGCGCCACAACCGGTGCCGCATTGCGTGTGGACGGTGGTGTGGTCGATACGATCGCATAA
- a CDS encoding MbcA/ParS/Xre antitoxin family protein: MSRPIRIAEGAAAPIPPARQPTLAEMSAAGLRAFFNIAHDWQLSVDEQLVLLGSPGRSTFFKWKAAPDAARLSRDTLERLSHLLGIYKALQILLPQPDAADGWVKRPNSAPPFNGKRALDRMLAGNLSDLVAVRQYLDAMRGGWA; this comes from the coding sequence ATGAGCCGTCCGATCCGAATCGCTGAAGGCGCCGCCGCACCGATACCGCCTGCCCGTCAGCCAACACTGGCCGAAATGTCCGCCGCTGGACTGCGCGCATTCTTCAATATTGCCCACGACTGGCAACTGTCGGTTGATGAACAACTCGTGCTGCTAGGCTCCCCGGGGCGTTCGACGTTCTTCAAGTGGAAAGCCGCGCCCGATGCGGCACGACTGTCACGCGATACACTCGAGCGACTCTCGCATTTGCTCGGCATTTACAAGGCGCTGCAGATCCTGCTACCGCAGCCGGATGCCGCCGACGGCTGGGTGAAGCGACCCAACAGTGCACCACCGTTCAACGGCAAACGCGCGCTGGACCGGATGCTAGCAGGCAATCTCAGCGACCTGGTCGCCGTGCGGCAATATCTTGACGCGATGCGCGGAGGTTGGGCTTGA
- a CDS encoding RES family NAD+ phosphorylase, with product MRDPGCWPIARVQWQPAYRVVPTRLPAINLFDRVASASDFDTLYALEAITNDRLRTEVGEIDLVPPEERRFGPGYGPIMAALTHLNPAGSRFSPGTFGVFYCARDARTAIAETRYHTALFLSATHEPPMRQPMRLYTVIAQGSVLDLRDQRDALAPTILHPHDYTFGQALGTAARHAGHAGIAYPSVRDPHGECLAAFRTTLLRQCHHAAYLEYNWNGNRIDVVFELTQVG from the coding sequence CTGCGCGACCCGGGCTGCTGGCCCATCGCCAGGGTCCAATGGCAGCCTGCCTACCGTGTCGTGCCGACACGCTTGCCGGCGATCAACCTATTCGATCGCGTCGCATCGGCCAGCGACTTCGACACGCTGTACGCGCTCGAGGCGATCACCAACGATCGCCTGCGCACCGAAGTCGGCGAAATCGACTTGGTGCCGCCCGAAGAGCGCCGCTTCGGTCCAGGCTACGGTCCAATCATGGCGGCGCTCACCCATCTGAATCCCGCTGGCAGTCGCTTCTCGCCGGGTACATTCGGCGTGTTCTATTGCGCACGCGACGCACGGACCGCGATCGCCGAAACCCGCTATCACACCGCGTTGTTCCTGTCTGCGACGCATGAGCCGCCGATGCGTCAGCCCATGCGGCTCTACACCGTTATCGCGCAAGGCAGCGTGCTGGATCTGCGTGACCAACGAGATGCCCTCGCGCCGACCATCCTGCATCCACACGATTACACGTTCGGCCAGGCGCTCGGTACAGCCGCTCGCCATGCAGGCCACGCGGGCATCGCATATCCCTCCGTGCGCGACCCGCATGGCGAGTGCCTGGCGGCGTTCCGGACCACGCTGCTACGGCAATGCCACCATGCCGCCTACCTGGAATACAACTGGAACGGCAACCGCATCGACGTCGTGTTCGAATTGACCCAGGTCGGCTAA
- a CDS encoding metallophosphoesterase, translated as MNDAAYRFVACHPWNDTGRDFVVGDLHGCTDALRYLLAQVRFHAAHDRLFSVGDLVDRGDHPVEALALLEMPWFFAVKGNHEEVMCDVADGVLPQTAWDSIGGAWARALPAGMLSHYAARVRRLPLARVVGTGARRFNVLHAEFFGDDLTLDAAQFDERTRAHLLWGRQLIAGAGDPRVQRGLSHTYCGHTPVPEVRTVGAQTFVDTGAFSPHGALSIVDVHSGRIHAISTREALRRGAASLDWPTHG; from the coding sequence ATGAACGATGCTGCTTACCGTTTTGTCGCGTGCCATCCGTGGAATGACACAGGACGCGATTTCGTCGTCGGTGACCTGCACGGCTGCACTGATGCGCTGCGCTATTTGCTAGCGCAAGTGAGGTTCCATGCGGCGCACGACCGTCTGTTTTCGGTCGGAGACCTGGTCGATCGCGGCGATCATCCCGTCGAGGCGCTTGCGTTGTTGGAGATGCCATGGTTCTTCGCGGTCAAGGGCAATCACGAAGAGGTGATGTGCGACGTGGCCGACGGCGTGTTGCCACAGACAGCCTGGGACTCGATAGGCGGTGCGTGGGCGCGCGCCCTGCCGGCCGGGATGCTGAGCCACTACGCGGCGCGCGTTAGGCGCTTGCCACTGGCGCGTGTCGTAGGCACCGGTGCGCGGCGCTTCAACGTGCTGCATGCCGAATTCTTTGGCGACGACCTCACGCTGGATGCCGCGCAATTCGACGAGCGCACGCGCGCGCACTTGCTGTGGGGACGGCAGTTGATCGCGGGCGCAGGCGACCCACGCGTGCAGCGGGGACTGTCGCATACTTACTGCGGGCATACGCCGGTGCCCGAGGTCCGCACGGTCGGCGCGCAGACGTTCGTCGATACGGGCGCGTTCTCGCCGCATGGTGCACTGTCGATAGTGGACGTGCATAGCGGCCGCATCCATGCGATCTCGACTCGCGAGGCGCTGCGGCGTGGCGCCGCGTCGTTGGACTGGCCAACGCACGGTTAG
- a CDS encoding sensor histidine kinase — MSRSIPASGNFDGEPDDALVARAAYLQTVAALFARDRVLSAVSHDLRSPLNGIHSWIYVLESKLGQAEPTIARALTGLRTGVEQQVRIIEDVIDATREQSKALPLNKTMLDVERVVAHVVQCLDATFARERATAIEVCWPPSRISIVADGARIAQALWAALAYAVDASRPGGTVSMENVFDDGVWRSVIRFQPSDALTNPDLPHAFEPFLRGTTPVQGADGMPLALSVTQRVVLAHGGKSSAASGTDGFTSIALTLPERG; from the coding sequence TTGAGTCGCTCTATTCCTGCATCGGGCAACTTCGACGGTGAGCCCGACGATGCGTTGGTCGCTCGCGCGGCCTACCTGCAGACCGTTGCCGCTTTATTTGCGCGCGATCGCGTGTTGTCGGCGGTGTCGCATGACTTGCGCAGTCCGCTCAACGGCATTCACAGTTGGATCTACGTCCTGGAGAGCAAGTTGGGGCAGGCCGAGCCCACCATTGCACGGGCATTGACCGGCTTGCGCACGGGCGTGGAACAGCAGGTACGCATCATCGAAGATGTCATTGATGCTACTCGCGAGCAAAGCAAGGCGCTGCCGCTAAACAAGACGATGCTCGACGTCGAACGTGTCGTCGCGCACGTTGTGCAGTGCCTGGATGCGACTTTCGCGCGCGAACGTGCCACGGCGATCGAAGTGTGCTGGCCGCCGTCGCGTATCTCGATTGTAGCGGACGGCGCGCGCATTGCGCAGGCGCTGTGGGCGGCGTTGGCGTATGCCGTGGACGCGTCGCGCCCTGGTGGGACGGTTAGCATGGAAAACGTCTTTGACGACGGTGTATGGCGGTCGGTCATCCGGTTCCAACCGTCTGATGCGCTGACTAATCCGGACTTGCCCCATGCGTTCGAACCATTCTTGCGCGGGACGACACCGGTGCAGGGCGCCGACGGGATGCCGCTCGCGCTGTCCGTCACGCAGCGCGTCGTGCTGGCGCACGGCGGCAAATCGAGCGCGGCGAGCGGGACCGATGGTTTCACCTCGATCGCGCTGACGTTGCCCGAGCGCGGATGA
- a CDS encoding FKBP-type peptidyl-prolyl cis-trans isomerase, with translation MATVTTVSGLQYDDLIEGTGTQVQAGQTVNVHYTGWLTDGQKFDSSKDRNQPFSFALGAGMVIQGWDEGVQGMRVGGVRRLTIPPRLGYGARGAGGVIPPNATLVFEVELLSV, from the coding sequence ATGGCCACTGTAACGACTGTCTCCGGGCTGCAATACGATGATTTGATTGAAGGCACTGGCACGCAGGTTCAAGCAGGCCAGACGGTCAACGTGCACTATACCGGCTGGCTTACCGACGGACAGAAGTTCGATTCCAGCAAGGATCGCAACCAGCCGTTTTCGTTCGCGTTGGGCGCCGGCATGGTCATCCAAGGTTGGGACGAAGGCGTGCAGGGAATGCGTGTGGGCGGCGTGCGCCGGCTAACGATCCCGCCGCGATTGGGCTATGGCGCACGCGGCGCAGGCGGTGTCATCCCGCCGAATGCAACGCTCGTATTTGAGGTGGAATTGCTCAGCGTCTGA
- a CDS encoding chitosanase, which yields MNHSISKTLTRMSWAVAMSLGLLTVSGVARADDAQPNSEPCDAPWDAKTIYQGGEVVSYAGRNYTAAYWTQGNAPDLNSGDGNTGQPWRVGQTCNVVANVASGNPDANFSPATLQFLKKNTGLDGEQWNNIMKLINKPEQDSLQWTKYYGYCQNIHDDRGYTIGIFGATTGGSNDTGPDGPELFKTFDALSGAKILSAEGGLARIGAHGKMSGSILKISDSSKTFCSKVGAQQNNPTWREAMWRTFYNVDIQYSVQQARQRGFNSALTIGSFVDTALNQGADGGGDSLKALLARSGDSPNEKTFMTRFYAERAKVVDTHDYNTSPNGKNRVKQWSKLMDQGEMNLKNADAAIVKVTNWQLH from the coding sequence TTGAACCATTCGATTTCGAAGACGCTGACACGCATGTCTTGGGCTGTTGCGATGAGCCTTGGCCTGTTGACCGTCTCCGGCGTGGCACGCGCCGACGATGCGCAGCCGAACAGCGAACCTTGCGACGCGCCTTGGGACGCCAAGACGATCTACCAGGGCGGTGAGGTGGTCAGTTACGCTGGGCGAAACTACACTGCGGCCTATTGGACGCAGGGCAACGCGCCGGACCTGAATAGTGGCGACGGCAATACTGGCCAGCCGTGGCGTGTCGGGCAAACTTGTAACGTGGTTGCCAACGTGGCCAGCGGTAATCCGGACGCCAATTTCTCTCCTGCGACCCTGCAGTTCTTGAAGAAGAACACGGGTTTGGACGGCGAGCAGTGGAACAACATCATGAAGTTGATCAACAAGCCGGAGCAGGACTCGCTGCAATGGACAAAGTACTATGGGTACTGTCAGAACATCCACGATGATCGTGGCTATACGATCGGGATTTTTGGCGCGACCACGGGCGGTTCGAACGATACCGGGCCTGACGGTCCCGAGCTGTTCAAGACGTTCGATGCGCTCAGCGGTGCCAAGATTCTGTCTGCGGAAGGCGGACTTGCCCGCATTGGCGCGCATGGCAAGATGTCCGGCTCAATCTTGAAGATCTCGGACAGCAGTAAGACCTTTTGCAGCAAGGTGGGTGCGCAACAGAACAACCCGACGTGGCGCGAGGCGATGTGGCGCACATTCTACAACGTGGACATCCAATACAGTGTGCAACAGGCTCGTCAGCGCGGCTTTAACAGCGCGCTGACGATCGGCTCGTTCGTCGACACGGCGTTGAACCAGGGGGCGGACGGCGGCGGGGACTCGCTGAAGGCGCTGCTCGCGCGCTCCGGCGATAGCCCGAACGAGAAGACCTTCATGACGCGGTTCTATGCCGAACGGGCTAAGGTCGTCGACACGCACGACTACAATACGTCGCCCAACGGGAAGAACCGGGTCAAGCAATGGAGCAAGCTAATGGACCAGGGCGAGATGAACTTGAAGAATGCCGACGCGGCGATCGTCAAGGTCACGAACTGGCAATTGCACTAG
- a CDS encoding MarR family winged helix-turn-helix transcriptional regulator — MRTRRPAPSPFEQLFTYRLHWLKKLTDKAMDDAFVARLGLPLTEARVLLSVGSFGPLSVSDLGRASNLDRSQASRATDVLGKKGLLTKEADEEDGRGVRIALTAKGASLFRKAALISRKRNDAILAVLSEAERATLAQALDKILASVLQA, encoded by the coding sequence ATGCGTACCCGACGTCCTGCTCCGAGCCCGTTCGAACAGCTTTTCACCTACCGGCTGCATTGGCTCAAAAAGCTGACCGACAAGGCAATGGACGACGCATTCGTTGCCCGCTTGGGGTTGCCCCTGACCGAGGCGCGCGTGCTGCTCAGCGTTGGCTCGTTCGGTCCGTTGTCGGTATCGGATCTCGGACGCGCGTCGAACCTGGATCGCAGCCAGGCGAGCCGCGCCACTGACGTGCTGGGCAAGAAGGGTTTGCTGACCAAAGAAGCGGATGAGGAAGACGGCCGTGGCGTGCGCATCGCGCTCACGGCAAAAGGCGCCTCGTTGTTTCGCAAGGCCGCATTGATTTCCCGCAAACGCAACGATGCAATTCTCGCGGTGTTGTCCGAGGCTGAACGCGCGACGCTAGCCCAGGCGCTGGACAAGATTCTCGCGAGCGTGTTGCAAGCGTAG